TTGTCGCCCGCGTCCTTGAGGCGCTTGGACACGTCCTCCAGCTGCTTCATGCCGGCCCGGGCCAGCTGGTAGCCGTAGTACGCCTGCGCGGCCTGGAAGCCCGCTTCCGCGCGCACGCGCTCGCGCAGCGCCGCGCCCACCTTGGGGCCCTGCTCTCCCGCCTTCTCCAGCGCGGAGAGCTTGCCGAAGGTGTACAGCGGCAGCACCGCGTTGCCGGTGGAGAACACCGTCACGCCCACGTTGCCGAAGTTCCAGTCGCCCTCCAGCGACGCCTCCGTGGTGGGCGGGCCGCCCAGGCCGTTGTTGCGCGCCTCGGGGACGGGACCGCCCGCGCCCAGGGTGATCTCGAACCGGGGGAACCAGGCCCAGCGGGCTTGATCGTAGAGCGCCTGGAACTTGCGCAGCTCCGCGCTGGCCTCCGCCACGCGCGCGTCCTGCGTGCGCGCCCGCGCCACCAGCTGGGCCAGGGTGATGGGCCCCTTCAGGGGCTTCGCGGCCTGGGAGGTGCCCGGGGCCTGGGCCTCCTCCGGGGGGCCCCGGGGCCTGCCGGGGGTGAGGTCGCCGCGCGCGCCGTCGCCCGAGCCGGGGGAGATGGGGGACGTGCCCAGGTCCTGCGCGCCCGGGGTGGCGGCGGCCGGCCTGGGCGTGCCGGTGGTAGCGCCCTGGGCGGCGTTGCCCGGCTCGGCGGCAGGGCCAGGGTTCACGGCGGCGGGGCCCGGCAGCGGCGCGCGCGTGCCGGGGGTGGGGTTGGCGGCGGACGAACCGGTGCCCGAGGGCCCGGGGGCCGGGGTGGTGCCGGGCGAGGGGGTGGGCACGGTGCCCGGGGACAGGTTGCCGGGCGAGGGGGCCGCGGTCCCCGGCGCCCCCGTTCCAGGAGCATTCGAGGGAGCCGTCGTGGGCGAGATCTGCGCGCCCGCCACGCCACCGGTGAGCATCATTGCCACTGCGACGACCTTGCCGACTTCTCTGCCCATGCTGTGGTCCGCCTCGTGTGCGGCCGGGCATATCCGGAAGCCCGCGACGGCGCAGCATTTCTGTGCAGAGGGCGTAACAGTCGCGGACATTCCGTTCAGACA
This DNA window, taken from Corallococcus coralloides DSM 2259, encodes the following:
- a CDS encoding TolC family protein, encoding MGREVGKVVAVAMMLTGGVAGAQISPTTAPSNAPGTGAPGTAAPSPGNLSPGTVPTPSPGTTPAPGPSGTGSSAANPTPGTRAPLPGPAAVNPGPAAEPGNAAQGATTGTPRPAAATPGAQDLGTSPISPGSGDGARGDLTPGRPRGPPEEAQAPGTSQAAKPLKGPITLAQLVARARTQDARVAEASAELRKFQALYDQARWAWFPRFEITLGAGGPVPEARNNGLGGPPTTEASLEGDWNFGNVGVTVFSTGNAVLPLYTFGKLSALEKAGEQGPKVGAALRERVRAEAGFQAAQAYYGYQLARAGMKQLEDVSKRLKDAGDKIDALLKEDSDQVTKVDTYKLGYFRQLVESQRATAIQGEQFALTAIRLLANAGPDEQVEVMEEDLPLQGDVNVPDLETSLKQANERRPELKAIAAGIIAREQEVIIRERSYYPDLGLAGYYDVRWTSSATRQRSPFAYDPFNDRTAGLGLVIRGTFDIPIKDAQLEQARAELDKMHAQELTLKAGIRLEVTQVQSQLAAAYARAKSFTEAEKNAKRWATAAYAAFDLGTGDTRELVDAFTALAQASAERGKSWHDVRVGLASLARVTGAVPTADE